One segment of Acidobacteriota bacterium DNA contains the following:
- the rfbB gene encoding dTDP-glucose 4,6-dehydratase, protein MRTWIVTGGAGFIGSNFVRLAAGLPDRRLVVFDKLTYAGSLENLRGVLDGERVVFVEADIADRRAVVDAFETYRPEAVLNFAAETHVDRSIDGPGAFVQTNVVGTFELLDAARGHWAGLQGDARTAFRFLHVSTDEVYGSLGPEGAFSEETPYAPNSPYAASKAGADHLVRAWFHTFGLPVVITNCSNNYGPYQFPEKLIPLMILNALEARPLPVYGDGLNVRDWLHVDDHCRGILLALERGAPGEKYNIGGRNERTNLEVVDTLCDALDRLAPAADNPAMVAAGHASYRALKAFVADRPGHDRRYAIDAEKIRRELGWQPHHDFASGIEQTVRWYLEHRDWCQGVQAGKYERQRLGVAR, encoded by the coding sequence ATGCGAACGTGGATCGTGACGGGCGGAGCCGGGTTCATCGGCTCGAACTTCGTGAGACTGGCGGCCGGGCTGCCCGATCGGCGCCTGGTCGTGTTCGACAAGCTGACGTACGCCGGCAGCCTCGAGAACCTGCGCGGCGTGCTCGACGGCGAGCGGGTGGTGTTCGTCGAGGCCGACATCGCCGACCGGCGGGCCGTCGTCGACGCCTTCGAGACGTACCGGCCCGAGGCGGTGCTGAACTTCGCCGCCGAGACACACGTCGACCGGTCAATCGACGGGCCGGGCGCGTTCGTCCAGACCAACGTCGTCGGCACCTTCGAGCTGCTCGACGCCGCCCGCGGCCACTGGGCCGGCCTCCAGGGCGACGCGCGCACCGCGTTCCGGTTCCTTCACGTATCGACCGACGAGGTCTACGGGTCGCTCGGCCCCGAGGGCGCGTTCAGCGAGGAGACGCCCTACGCACCGAATTCGCCCTACGCCGCCAGCAAGGCCGGCGCCGACCACCTGGTGCGGGCCTGGTTCCACACCTTCGGCCTGCCCGTCGTCATCACGAACTGCTCGAACAACTACGGCCCGTACCAATTCCCCGAGAAGCTGATTCCCCTGATGATCCTCAACGCCCTCGAGGCGCGACCGCTGCCGGTCTACGGCGACGGCCTCAACGTGCGCGACTGGCTGCACGTCGACGACCATTGCCGCGGCATCCTGCTGGCCCTCGAGCGTGGCGCCCCCGGCGAGAAATACAACATCGGCGGCCGGAACGAACGCACCAACCTCGAGGTCGTCGACACCCTCTGCGACGCGCTCGACCGGCTGGCGCCGGCGGCCGACAACCCCGCCATGGTCGCCGCCGGGCACGCGAGCTACCGCGCCCTCAAGGCCTTCGTCGCCGACCGGCCCGGACACGACCGCCGCTACGCGATCGACGCCGAGAAGATCAGGCGCGAGCTCGGGTGGCAGCCCCACCACGACTTCGCCAGCGGCATCGAGCAGACAGTGCGCTGGTACCTCGAACACCGCGACTGGTGCCAAGGGGTGCAGGCTGGCAAGTACGAGCGGCAGCGTCTGGGCGTCGCTCGCTGA
- the ahcY gene encoding adenosylhomocysteinase: protein MTVAVDTQHAFDAARKAGRVPFKVKDLSLADFGRKEIRLAEHEMPGLMALRERYAGRSPLAGARIMGSLHMTVQTAVLIETLVDLGADVRWVSCNIFSTQDHAAAAVVVGRPDTGGTVEAPRGVPVFAWKGETLEDYWWCTVEALVWPDGSGPTQIVDDGGDATLFVHKAAQFDREGSVPAFDAAADPAEWGVILRQIRAELAARPGVWPTLASGIKGVSEETTTGVHRLYDMTESKALLFPAINVNDSATKSKFDNLYGCRHSLIDGLNRASDVMLSAKVAVICGYGDVGKGCAQALKGQGCRVIVTEIDPICALQAAMEGYQVTTLDEVLETADIFITATGNKDILTVDHMQRMKDKAIVGNIGHFDNEIDMAGLARLPGAQRITIKPQYDEWVLPSGRSILVLAEGRLLNLGCATGHPSFVMSSSFTNQVLAQLDLHLSATGQPTLSGTRYGENRVYILPKKLDEEVARLHLGKLGVKLTTLSQEQADYIGVAVDGPYKSEHYRY, encoded by the coding sequence ATGACCGTAGCCGTTGACACCCAGCACGCGTTCGACGCGGCCCGCAAGGCCGGCCGCGTCCCCTTCAAGGTGAAGGATCTCTCTCTTGCGGACTTCGGTCGCAAGGAGATCCGTCTCGCCGAGCACGAGATGCCTGGCCTGATGGCCCTCAGAGAGCGGTACGCCGGACGGTCGCCGCTTGCGGGCGCGCGGATCATGGGCAGCCTGCACATGACCGTGCAGACGGCCGTGCTGATCGAGACGCTGGTGGACCTCGGCGCCGACGTGCGCTGGGTCTCGTGCAACATCTTCTCGACGCAGGATCACGCCGCCGCTGCGGTCGTCGTCGGCCGGCCGGACACCGGCGGCACGGTCGAGGCGCCGCGCGGCGTGCCGGTGTTCGCGTGGAAGGGTGAGACGCTCGAAGACTACTGGTGGTGCACGGTTGAAGCGCTGGTGTGGCCCGATGGCAGCGGGCCGACCCAGATCGTCGACGACGGCGGCGATGCGACGCTGTTCGTGCACAAGGCGGCGCAGTTCGATCGCGAGGGCAGCGTGCCGGCCTTCGACGCGGCAGCCGATCCCGCCGAGTGGGGCGTCATTCTCCGGCAGATCCGCGCCGAGCTCGCGGCCCGCCCGGGAGTCTGGCCGACGCTGGCCTCCGGCATCAAGGGCGTGAGCGAGGAGACCACGACCGGCGTGCACCGGTTGTACGACATGACCGAGTCGAAGGCACTGCTCTTCCCGGCGATCAACGTGAACGACTCGGCGACCAAGAGCAAGTTCGACAATCTCTACGGCTGCCGCCACTCGCTCATCGACGGTCTCAACCGTGCGAGCGACGTCATGCTCTCGGCGAAGGTCGCCGTGATCTGCGGCTACGGCGATGTCGGCAAGGGCTGCGCGCAGGCGCTCAAGGGCCAGGGCTGCCGGGTCATCGTGACCGAGATCGACCCCATCTGTGCGCTCCAGGCGGCCATGGAGGGCTATCAGGTCACGACGCTCGACGAGGTCCTCGAGACGGCCGACATCTTCATCACGGCGACGGGCAACAAGGACATCCTCACCGTCGACCACATGCAGCGGATGAAGGACAAGGCGATCGTCGGCAACATCGGCCACTTCGACAACGAGATCGACATGGCCGGACTGGCCAGGCTGCCGGGCGCGCAGCGCATCACCATCAAGCCCCAGTACGACGAGTGGGTGCTGCCGAGCGGCCGCAGCATCCTGGTGCTCGCCGAGGGACGTCTCCTGAACCTGGGGTGTGCGACCGGCCACCCGTCGTTCGTGATGTCGTCGTCGTTCACCAACCAGGTGCTGGCGCAGCTCGACCTGCACCTGAGCGCAACCGGCCAGCCGACGCTCTCAGGGACGCGGTACGGCGAGAATCGCGTCTACATCCTCCCGAAGAAGCTCGACGAGGAGGTCGCGCGGCTCCACCTCGGGAAGCTGGGTGTGAAGCTGACGACCCTCAGCCAGGAGCAGGCCGACTACATCGGCGTCGCGGTCGACGGGCCGTACAAGTCGGAACACTACCGCTACTGA
- a CDS encoding metalloregulator ArsR/SmtB family transcription factor, translated as MLTATPSSLLDQLVVLSDGTRSRLLVLLERHELTVSELCDVLQLPQSTVSRHLKTLGDGGWVASRRDGTSRLYSAPLDGLEDDSRRLWQLVRAHVASTAVAAQDDHRLKGVLVRRRTKSEEFFASAAGQWDRLRAELFGASSHLHVLLGLVDEQWVVGDLGCGTGQAAEALAPFVARVVAIDASADMLEAARLRLRDVGNVEFRRGGLEHLPLSDASLDAACLLLVLHHVAEPARVLLEAARVVKPGGRVLVADMLPHDHDDYRQTMGHVWLGFPEAQLARWLAAAGFAEIRTVSLPPTPGAKGPALFVAAGRRGV; from the coding sequence ATGCTGACCGCCACCCCCTCGAGCTTGCTCGACCAGCTCGTCGTCCTTTCCGACGGCACGCGGAGCCGCCTGCTGGTCCTCCTCGAGCGCCACGAGCTGACCGTCTCGGAGCTGTGCGACGTGCTGCAACTGCCGCAGTCGACCGTCAGCCGGCACCTGAAGACGCTCGGTGACGGCGGCTGGGTGGCGTCGCGGCGCGATGGAACGAGCCGGCTCTACTCCGCACCACTCGACGGGCTCGAAGACGACTCGCGGCGCCTGTGGCAGCTCGTTCGGGCGCACGTGGCGTCGACCGCGGTGGCTGCGCAGGACGATCACCGGTTGAAGGGGGTGCTCGTCCGCCGCCGGACGAAGTCCGAGGAGTTCTTCGCCTCGGCTGCGGGGCAGTGGGATCGGCTCCGGGCGGAGCTGTTCGGCGCCTCGAGCCACCTGCACGTGCTGCTGGGGCTCGTCGACGAGCAGTGGGTGGTCGGCGACCTCGGGTGCGGCACGGGGCAGGCAGCCGAGGCCCTGGCGCCGTTTGTCGCACGCGTCGTCGCCATCGATGCGTCGGCCGACATGCTCGAGGCGGCGCGCCTGCGGCTGCGAGACGTGGGGAACGTGGAGTTCCGGCGCGGCGGGCTCGAGCACCTGCCGCTCTCCGACGCCTCGCTCGATGCCGCGTGCCTGCTCCTCGTCCTCCACCACGTCGCCGAACCGGCCCGCGTCCTGTTGGAAGCGGCGCGCGTCGTGAAGCCGGGGGGGCGGGTGCTCGTCGCCGACATGCTCCCGCACGACCACGACGACTACCGTCAGACCATGGGGCACGTGTGGCTCGGATTCCCGGAGGCCCAGCTCGCCCGCTGGCTGGCTGCGGCGGGCTTTGCCGAGATCAGGACGGTGAGCCTTCCGCCGACGCCGGGTGCGAAGGGGCCGGCCTTGTTCGTCGCGGCTGGCCGCCGTGGCGTGTGA
- a CDS encoding NAD-dependent epimerase/dehydratase family protein, producing the protein MIRKPVVLITGAGGEIGHGLIEALASDGARRIITLDVNPLHASLREKVAREFTGSILDGSLLERILAEYEVELVFHLAALLSTRSEFTPITAHHVNVEGTLNLLEFAQKEGESHGRPVVFVYPSSIAAYGLPDLATREQAGKVKEDEYNQPTTMYGCNKLYCEQLGRYYARHYKQLAADRPPGRVDFRAVRFPGLISAITLPSGGTSDFAPEMIHAAARGEAYACFVRPDTRIPFMAMPDGVDALLGLAAAPAERLSRTAYNLSAFNPSADEVRRVVIESFPGANVTWRVDERRQGIVDSWPADVDDSAARTDWGFSPRYDFSRAFSEYLIPTIRQRYQRHG; encoded by the coding sequence ATGATCCGGAAACCCGTCGTCCTCATCACCGGTGCCGGCGGCGAGATCGGCCATGGCCTGATCGAGGCGCTCGCCAGCGACGGCGCACGGCGCATCATCACGCTCGACGTCAACCCGCTCCACGCCTCCCTGCGCGAGAAGGTGGCCCGGGAGTTCACCGGCTCGATCCTCGACGGCTCGCTGCTCGAACGCATCCTGGCCGAGTACGAGGTCGAGCTGGTGTTCCACCTGGCGGCGCTGCTCTCGACGCGTTCGGAGTTCACGCCCATCACGGCGCACCACGTGAACGTCGAGGGGACGTTGAACCTGCTCGAGTTCGCGCAGAAGGAAGGGGAGTCGCACGGGCGCCCCGTGGTGTTCGTCTACCCCTCATCGATTGCCGCCTATGGGCTGCCCGACCTCGCCACGCGCGAGCAGGCGGGCAAGGTGAAGGAAGACGAGTACAACCAGCCGACCACGATGTACGGGTGCAACAAGCTCTACTGCGAGCAGCTCGGCCGGTACTACGCGCGGCACTACAAGCAACTGGCGGCCGATCGCCCGCCCGGACGGGTCGACTTCCGGGCCGTGCGGTTTCCCGGCCTGATTTCGGCGATCACCCTGCCTTCCGGAGGAACGTCCGACTTCGCTCCGGAGATGATCCACGCGGCCGCACGCGGTGAGGCGTACGCGTGCTTCGTGAGGCCGGACACGAGGATTCCCTTCATGGCCATGCCGGATGGCGTGGACGCGCTGCTCGGGCTCGCCGCAGCGCCGGCCGAGCGGCTCAGCCGGACGGCGTACAACCTGTCGGCGTTCAATCCTTCCGCCGACGAAGTGCGCCGGGTCGTCATCGAGAGCTTCCCGGGGGCCAACGTCACCTGGCGCGTCGACGAACGCCGGCAGGGCATTGTCGATTCGTGGCCGGCCGACGTCGACGACAGCGCCGCCAGGACCGACTGGGGCTTCTCGCCGAGGTACGACTTCTCGCGGGCGTTCTCGGAGTACCTCATCCCGACCATCCGCCAGCGATACCAGCGACACGGCTGA
- the metH gene encoding methionine synthase, with amino-acid sequence MTTRHTLERLLDHRILVIDGAMGTMVQRHRLSEADFRGERFRNHPRDLRGNNDLLVLTRPDVIAGIHRQYLEAGADIIETSTFNATSISQADYGLEAVVYELNVEGARLARRAADEATARRPDRPRFVAGALGPTNRTLSISPDVNDPAYRAVTFDAVRDAYREQVRGLLDGGVDVLLVETVFDTLNAKAALVAIQEELETRQLDVPVMISVTVTDRSGRTLSGQTIDAFWVSVAHARPLAIGLNCALGAREMRPYLAELSALATCYTSCYPNAGLPNAFGEYDERPDTTAGLLRAFAADRLVNVVGGCCGTTPEHIAAIAAAVEGLAPRPRPVDEPAHSVFSGLETLTIRPDSNFQMIGERTNVTGSARFARLIRAGDFQGAVAVALEQVRNGANVLDVNMDEGLLDSERAMTTFLNYIATEPEIARVPIMIDSSRWSVLEAGLKCVQGKAIVNSISLKEGEDDFLEKARTIQRYGAGVVVMAFDEQGQADTVSRKVAIGQRAYRLLTGRLGFNPHDIVIDPNVLAIATGLEEHNDYAVAFIEATRELKRTCPGAKVSGGISNLSFSFRGNEVVREAIHTAFLYHAIAAGLDMGIVNAGQLGVYADLDPVLLEHVEDILFNRRPDATERMVEYAERVKGTGRKAAADLEWRHTPVEARLAHALVHGVVDFIEADVEEARQRYGRPLHVIEGPLMDGMRTVGDLFGAGKMFLPQVVKSARAMKRAVAYLEPFMAAEQAEGPPAAQGKVLLATVKGDVHDIGKNIVGVVLGCNSYEVIDLGVMVHCDRILDAAADRGVDVVGLSGLITPSLDEMVVVAREMQRRGMRVPLLIGGATTSPQHTAVKIAPEYEGDTVHVLDASRAVGVVSSLLDPQARETLRRETRELQARLRDQHARRRERPLLSFADAQANRLAITWHQDDLPAPAFLGRRELVDVPLSTLVAYIDWTFFFHAWELKGRVPQIFEHPHYGAAARELYDHATAMLARIVDGGLLRARAVYGFWPAASDGDDIVLFTSESQETEAARFPMLRQQGVTDGKPNRSLADFVAPRGTGLRDHVGAFAVTAGLGVDDLVGRFEAEHDDYSAILVKALADRLAEACAEWLHQQARRDWGYGADEAWSNDDLVAERYRGIRPAFGYPACPDHSQKFALFDLLGARRVGLDLTESAAMTPAASVSGLYFAHPQARYFMVGNVGEDQVRDYARRASRALDEVERWLAPNLAYDPAARPVGASER; translated from the coding sequence ATGACGACCCGCCACACACTCGAACGTCTCCTGGACCACCGCATCCTGGTCATCGACGGCGCCATGGGCACGATGGTGCAGCGCCATCGTCTCTCGGAGGCCGACTTCCGCGGCGAGCGGTTCCGCAACCACCCGCGCGACCTCAGGGGCAACAACGATCTGCTCGTGCTGACGCGCCCCGACGTCATCGCCGGCATCCACCGCCAGTATCTCGAGGCCGGCGCCGACATCATCGAGACGAGCACGTTCAACGCGACCAGCATCTCGCAGGCCGACTACGGTCTCGAGGCCGTGGTCTACGAGCTGAACGTCGAGGGCGCGCGTCTCGCCCGACGGGCCGCCGACGAGGCCACCGCCCGGCGCCCCGACCGGCCGCGGTTCGTGGCGGGGGCGCTCGGGCCCACGAACCGGACGCTCTCGATCTCGCCCGACGTCAACGATCCCGCCTACCGGGCCGTGACGTTCGATGCGGTGCGCGACGCGTACCGCGAGCAGGTCCGCGGCCTGCTCGACGGGGGAGTCGACGTGCTGCTCGTCGAGACGGTCTTCGACACGCTCAACGCGAAGGCCGCGCTCGTGGCCATCCAGGAGGAGCTCGAGACCCGGCAGCTCGACGTGCCAGTCATGATCTCGGTCACCGTCACCGACCGCAGCGGGCGGACGCTGTCGGGGCAGACGATCGACGCCTTCTGGGTCTCGGTGGCCCATGCCCGGCCGCTTGCGATCGGACTCAACTGCGCGCTCGGTGCGCGCGAGATGCGGCCGTACCTCGCGGAGCTGTCGGCGCTCGCGACCTGCTACACGAGCTGCTATCCCAACGCCGGCCTGCCGAACGCCTTTGGCGAGTACGACGAACGTCCGGACACGACCGCCGGGCTGCTCAGGGCGTTCGCCGCCGACCGCCTCGTCAACGTGGTCGGCGGCTGCTGTGGAACGACGCCGGAGCACATCGCGGCGATTGCCGCAGCGGTCGAGGGCCTCGCCCCGAGGCCGCGCCCGGTCGACGAGCCCGCACACTCGGTGTTCAGCGGTCTCGAGACGCTCACGATCAGGCCCGACAGCAACTTCCAGATGATCGGCGAGCGCACCAACGTCACGGGGTCGGCGCGGTTCGCACGGCTCATCAGGGCGGGCGACTTCCAGGGCGCCGTCGCCGTGGCGCTCGAGCAGGTCCGCAACGGGGCGAACGTCCTCGACGTGAACATGGACGAGGGGCTGCTCGACTCCGAGCGGGCCATGACGACGTTCCTGAACTACATCGCGACGGAGCCCGAGATCGCGCGCGTGCCGATCATGATCGACAGCTCGCGCTGGTCGGTTCTCGAAGCCGGGCTCAAGTGCGTCCAGGGCAAGGCCATCGTCAACTCGATCAGCCTGAAGGAGGGCGAGGACGACTTCCTGGAGAAGGCCCGGACGATCCAGCGCTACGGCGCGGGCGTCGTGGTGATGGCGTTCGACGAGCAGGGCCAGGCCGACACGGTGTCGCGGAAGGTGGCCATCGGGCAGCGGGCCTACCGGCTGCTCACCGGGCGCCTCGGCTTCAACCCGCACGACATCGTCATCGACCCCAACGTGCTGGCGATCGCGACGGGACTCGAGGAGCACAACGACTATGCCGTCGCCTTCATCGAGGCGACACGCGAACTGAAGCGCACGTGCCCTGGGGCGAAGGTGAGTGGCGGCATCAGCAACCTGTCGTTCTCGTTCCGGGGCAACGAGGTGGTGCGCGAGGCGATCCACACGGCGTTTCTCTACCACGCCATCGCTGCCGGCCTCGACATGGGGATCGTCAACGCGGGCCAGCTCGGCGTCTACGCCGACCTCGACCCGGTGCTGCTCGAGCACGTGGAGGACATCCTCTTCAACCGCCGTCCCGACGCGACCGAGCGCATGGTCGAGTACGCCGAGCGGGTCAAGGGCACCGGTCGGAAGGCCGCGGCCGATCTCGAGTGGCGGCACACACCGGTCGAAGCGCGCCTGGCGCACGCCCTCGTCCACGGGGTGGTCGACTTCATCGAGGCCGACGTCGAGGAGGCGCGGCAGCGGTACGGGAGGCCGCTGCACGTGATCGAGGGGCCGCTGATGGACGGCATGCGCACGGTCGGCGACCTCTTCGGCGCGGGCAAGATGTTCCTGCCGCAGGTCGTCAAGAGCGCCCGGGCCATGAAGCGCGCGGTGGCCTACCTCGAGCCGTTCATGGCCGCCGAGCAGGCCGAGGGCCCGCCGGCGGCGCAGGGCAAGGTCCTGCTCGCGACCGTGAAGGGCGACGTGCACGACATCGGCAAGAACATCGTGGGCGTCGTGCTGGGCTGCAACAGTTACGAGGTCATCGACCTCGGTGTCATGGTCCACTGCGATCGGATCCTGGATGCCGCGGCCGACCGCGGCGTCGACGTCGTCGGGCTGAGCGGGCTCATTACGCCGTCGCTCGACGAGATGGTGGTCGTCGCGCGCGAGATGCAGCGGCGGGGGATGCGTGTGCCGCTGCTCATCGGCGGCGCGACGACGAGCCCGCAGCACACGGCCGTGAAGATCGCCCCGGAGTACGAGGGCGACACCGTGCACGTGCTCGACGCGTCGCGCGCGGTGGGCGTCGTGTCGAGCCTGCTCGATCCGCAGGCGCGCGAAACGCTGCGGCGTGAGACGCGTGAGCTGCAGGCGCGGCTGCGCGACCAGCACGCGAGGCGCCGCGAGCGTCCGCTGCTCTCCTTCGCCGACGCGCAGGCCAATCGCCTGGCGATCACGTGGCACCAGGACGACCTGCCCGCGCCGGCCTTCCTCGGCCGGCGGGAGCTCGTCGACGTGCCGCTCTCGACGCTCGTCGCGTACATCGACTGGACCTTCTTCTTCCACGCCTGGGAGCTGAAGGGCCGGGTCCCGCAGATCTTCGAGCACCCGCACTACGGGGCCGCGGCGAGGGAGCTGTACGACCACGCGACGGCGATGCTCGCCCGGATCGTCGACGGGGGACTCCTGCGCGCCCGGGCCGTGTACGGGTTCTGGCCGGCCGCCTCCGACGGGGACGATATCGTGTTGTTCACCAGCGAGTCGCAGGAGACGGAGGCCGCGCGCTTTCCCATGCTCCGCCAGCAGGGCGTGACCGACGGCAAGCCGAACCGGTCGCTGGCCGATTTCGTCGCGCCGCGCGGCACGGGCCTGCGCGACCACGTCGGCGCCTTCGCCGTGACCGCTGGCCTCGGCGTCGACGACCTCGTCGGACGCTTCGAGGCCGAGCACGACGATTATTCGGCCATCCTCGTCAAGGCGCTCGCCGACCGGCTCGCCGAGGCGTGTGCCGAGTGGCTGCACCAGCAGGCGCGCCGGGACTGGGGCTACGGCGCGGACGAAGCCTGGTCGAACGACGACCTCGTGGCCGAGCGGTACCGCGGCATCCGGCCGGCCTTCGGATACCCGGCCTGTCCCGACCACTCGCAGAAGTTCGCGCTCTTCGACCTGCTCGGCGCCCGCCGCGTCGGTCTCGACCTGACCGAGAGCGCCGCGATGACCCCGGCCGCGAGCGTCAGCGGGCTCTACTTCGCGCACCCGCAGGCCCGCTACTTCATGGTCGGCAACGTGGGCGAGGACCAGGTGCGTGATTACGCTCGCCGCGCCAGCCGGGCCCTCGATGAGGTCGAACGCTGGCTGGCGCCGAACCTGGCATACGATCCTGCCGCGCGCCCGGTCGGTGCGTCGGAACGGTAG
- a CDS encoding ChaN family lipoprotein yields MRRFVSCLALLLLPVLAADAQVRTYHLPIGDPARRDRTVPVVLDGIVDTRTGDVLTPDEVAARLAATRLLLAGESHTSIEFHRAQLRIIRALHEAGRHVMIGLEMFPSTEQASLDQWHDGLLTEAGFVRLARWYEHWGYHWRYYRDIFLYARDQGIRMYAVNSPRDVVAAVRMKGLANLTPEQAAHVPADIDVDSDDHMTFFKASFEEGDMIHGGLSEQAWRGMLSAQATWDASMGYNAVQALKRDGNERSIMVVLVGSGHVAYGVGIERQARRWLDDGIATMIPVPIVGSDDTPIAEVQASYADFVWGVPGEPATLFPTLGISTRALDDGRRQVIQVSRESVAAAAGFALNDVLVSMDGRSVRDRETLNDLMAAKQWGDSATFVVTRDGAEQTLTAVFRRPPPKPRSPH; encoded by the coding sequence ATGCGCCGATTCGTGTCGTGCCTCGCCCTGCTCCTGCTCCCGGTCCTCGCGGCCGACGCGCAGGTGCGTACCTACCATCTCCCGATTGGGGACCCCGCACGCAGGGACCGCACCGTCCCCGTCGTGCTCGATGGCATCGTCGACACGCGCACGGGCGACGTGCTCACGCCGGACGAGGTCGCCGCCCGGCTCGCGGCGACGCGGCTGCTGCTCGCCGGCGAGTCGCACACGAGCATCGAGTTCCACCGCGCGCAGTTGCGCATCATCCGTGCGCTGCACGAAGCCGGGCGCCACGTCATGATCGGCCTCGAGATGTTCCCGTCCACCGAGCAGGCGTCGCTCGACCAGTGGCACGACGGGCTGCTGACCGAGGCGGGCTTCGTCAGGCTGGCCCGGTGGTACGAGCACTGGGGCTATCACTGGCGCTATTACCGGGACATCTTCCTCTACGCGCGCGACCAGGGTATCCGGATGTACGCGGTCAACTCGCCGCGGGACGTCGTCGCCGCGGTGCGCATGAAGGGCCTCGCGAACCTCACGCCGGAACAGGCGGCGCACGTCCCGGCAGACATCGACGTCGACAGTGACGACCACATGACCTTCTTCAAGGCATCGTTCGAGGAAGGCGACATGATTCACGGGGGCCTGTCGGAGCAGGCATGGCGCGGGATGCTGAGCGCGCAGGCCACGTGGGACGCCTCCATGGGATACAACGCCGTGCAGGCCCTCAAACGGGACGGCAACGAGCGCAGCATCATGGTCGTCCTGGTCGGCTCGGGCCACGTCGCCTACGGGGTCGGGATCGAACGCCAGGCCCGCCGCTGGCTCGACGACGGCATCGCCACGATGATCCCCGTGCCAATCGTGGGGTCCGACGATACGCCGATCGCCGAGGTGCAGGCCTCGTATGCCGACTTCGTCTGGGGCGTGCCCGGGGAGCCGGCGACGCTCTTCCCGACGCTCGGCATCTCCACCCGGGCGCTCGACGACGGCAGGCGTCAGGTGATTCAGGTCTCGCGCGAGTCGGTCGCCGCCGCCGCGGGCTTCGCGCTCAACGATGTCCTGGTGTCGATGGACGGCCGAAGTGTCCGGGATCGAGAGACGCTGAACGACCTGATGGCCGCCAAGCAGTGGGGAGATTCGGCGACGTTCGTGGTGACGCGCGACGGCGCGGAGCAGACGCTGACGGCCGTGTTCCGGCGCCCTCCGCCGAAGCCGCGCTCTCCGCACTGA
- a CDS encoding metalloregulator ArsR/SmtB family transcription factor, which translates to MKEVAAACRLLGDEARLRLLRLLSVERLNVSELTAILGLAQSGVSRHLGLLRDAGLVAESREGGFAYYRLAGEASAGPLWAALAPVVAADGSAATRADQARLKEVLRLRRERFDAHRIDGGQLVPGRSWAAWARALGHLLPPLRVADLGCGEGYLTVEAARWAAEVVAVDRSAEALREARALAARRGAGNIVWKRGEIEDLPLAARSVDVALLSQALHHAERPERAIGEAVRVLAPGGRLLVLELRTHDQAWVRERLGDRWLGFDEATLAGWLGDAGLSNVRVEVGARLRGNPFTVLVASGGKPAVGPPRTRSPKRRASMRETAA; encoded by the coding sequence ATGAAGGAGGTCGCCGCGGCGTGCCGGCTGCTGGGTGACGAGGCGCGGCTCCGCCTGCTCCGGCTGTTGTCGGTCGAGCGGCTGAACGTGTCGGAGCTCACGGCGATTCTCGGTCTCGCCCAGTCGGGCGTCTCGCGGCATCTCGGGCTGCTCCGTGACGCGGGCCTCGTCGCGGAGTCGCGAGAAGGAGGCTTCGCGTACTACCGGCTCGCCGGTGAGGCGAGCGCAGGCCCCCTCTGGGCCGCGCTCGCGCCGGTCGTGGCCGCCGACGGCAGCGCGGCCACGCGCGCGGACCAAGCGAGGCTCAAGGAAGTGCTCCGGCTGCGCCGGGAGCGGTTCGACGCGCATCGCATCGACGGCGGCCAGCTCGTGCCCGGGCGGAGCTGGGCCGCGTGGGCGAGGGCGCTCGGCCACCTGCTGCCGCCGCTGCGGGTCGCCGACCTCGGCTGCGGCGAGGGGTACCTGACGGTCGAGGCGGCGCGCTGGGCCGCGGAGGTCGTCGCCGTGGATCGCTCGGCCGAGGCGCTGCGCGAAGCGCGGGCGCTCGCCGCACGCCGCGGGGCGGGCAACATCGTCTGGAAGCGCGGAGAGATCGAGGATCTGCCCCTTGCGGCCCGGAGCGTCGACGTGGCTCTGCTCTCGCAGGCCCTGCACCATGCGGAGCGGCCCGAGCGCGCGATTGGCGAGGCGGTGCGCGTGCTGGCCCCCGGCGGCCGCCTCCTCGTGCTGGAGCTCCGGACGCACGACCAGGCCTGGGTGCGCGAGCGGCTCGGCGACCGCTGGCTGGGCTTCGACGAGGCGACGCTGGCGGGCTGGCTGGGGGACGCCGGTCTCTCCAACGTGCGCGTCGAGGTCGGTGCCCGCCTGCGCGGCAATCCCTTCACCGTGCTGGTGGCGAGCGGTGGGAAGCCGGCCGTCGGCCCGCCGCGCACCCGATCCCCGAAGCGACGCGCCTCGATGAGAGAGACCGCAGCATGA